In Zingiber officinale cultivar Zhangliang chromosome 1A, Zo_v1.1, whole genome shotgun sequence, a genomic segment contains:
- the LOC122037981 gene encoding uncharacterized protein LOC122037981: MPTLQSALPPELADNVIRLYRECLRRARFVGHQQHNTALVVDMVRQQFRKHMHETDPEKIQKLKDDAARGLINHILYESEKMTGKKFSGPK; encoded by the exons ATGCCTACGCTTCAGTCCGCTTTACCTCCTGAGCTCGCCGACAACGTCATCCGA TTGTATCGTGAATGCCTGCGAAGAGCACGTTTTGTTGGTCATCAG CAACACAACACTGCACTTGTAGTCGACATGGTGAGGCAACAATTCAGAAAACATATGCATGAAACTGATCCGGAGAAAATACAAAAGTTGAAGGATGA TGCTGCCAGGGGCCTTATCAATCACATCCTCTATGAATCAGAGAAGATGACTGGTAAAAAATTTTCAGGACCCAAATGA